A single Pseudanabaenaceae cyanobacterium SKYG29 DNA region contains:
- the recG gene encoding ATP-dependent DNA helicase RecG: MLARDIIKLQEALEVESRYGCRNLRGKTAYFADFLSNSLIEHFADREQALKLARNYQQYNSFSLAQRQNLIAETKQFLYEIRRQQLTTPPIKEKEKTSKSTIEHLTLQTTLEAWQGPRGKRWQKLGLQTIGDVLHYYPRDHVDYAKQIPIRELQENETVTIIGQIRRFSCFTSPKNPHLTIMEVLVRDSTGQIKLQRFWTGKRYTTQAWQGQLRKMYPIGATIAAAGVVKKGKYGLSLEDFEVEILDHSNDQIESERVGRLVPVYSLTEGITPAQIRQLVIECLPLADQIVDPLPLQLREQYQLLSLQNAIKFIHYPPDREKLELAIYRLTFDKYFFRRLIALYRQQQQTSPALVATGQLIAQFDRIIPFPLTNAQKRVIQEIHQDLQKTKPMNRLVQGDVGSGKTIVAVYAILLAIETGWQTALMAPTEVLVEQHYRKIVPWFSQLALPVELLTSSTKASKRKEILRQLSTGELPLVIGTHALIQEDVEFQRLGLVIIDEQHRFGTDQRLKLVKKGESPHVMIMTATPIPRTLYLTNSEIDVSIIDELPPGRKPIQTVLIRPSQRRYAYDLIKREVVQGRQCYVVLPLVAESEKLEDVKAAVQEWERLQEQIFPNFRVGLLHGQMTAAEKDKAITDFRDHKTDILVATTVVEVGVDVPNASVMLIEHSDRFGLAQLHQLRGRVGRGADQAYCLLCTDTNSEVALARLQVLVQSQDGFYIAERDYEMRGKGKDEGKEQSGHSGFTIDDRIKDSTLRQQIYVRSREAAQLVLQTDPTLASFPALKQAFAYHYDRLQGGAIFT; encoded by the coding sequence AACTATCAGCAATATAACTCATTTTCCCTCGCCCAAAGACAGAATTTGATTGCGGAGACTAAACAGTTTTTGTACGAAATTCGCCGCCAACAATTGACTACTCCCCCTATCAAGGAAAAAGAGAAAACCAGCAAATCTACGATCGAGCATCTGACGCTGCAAACAACCCTAGAAGCCTGGCAAGGACCAAGGGGCAAAAGATGGCAGAAATTGGGACTGCAAACGATCGGGGATGTTCTCCACTATTACCCCCGTGACCATGTAGACTATGCTAAACAAATTCCCATTAGGGAACTGCAAGAGAATGAGACTGTAACTATCATTGGACAAATTCGGCGGTTTTCCTGTTTTACTAGTCCCAAAAATCCCCATCTGACAATTATGGAAGTGCTAGTCAGAGATAGCACGGGACAAATCAAATTACAACGCTTTTGGACAGGGAAACGCTACACCACGCAGGCATGGCAAGGTCAACTACGGAAAATGTACCCGATCGGGGCAACCATAGCAGCGGCAGGGGTAGTGAAAAAGGGGAAATATGGCTTAAGTTTGGAAGACTTTGAGGTGGAGATTTTAGACCACAGTAATGACCAAATTGAGTCTGAGCGTGTCGGTCGCCTCGTGCCTGTGTACTCTCTGACAGAGGGCATCACTCCTGCCCAAATTCGTCAATTAGTGATTGAGTGCCTACCGCTAGCTGACCAAATTGTTGACCCCCTGCCACTACAATTGAGGGAGCAATATCAACTTCTATCCCTACAAAATGCCATCAAGTTTATTCATTACCCCCCCGATCGGGAGAAACTGGAATTAGCTATCTATCGCCTCACGTTTGACAAATATTTCTTCCGTCGTTTGATTGCTCTCTATCGTCAACAACAGCAGACATCCCCCGCCCTCGTTGCCACAGGTCAACTAATTGCTCAATTCGATAGGATTATTCCCTTCCCACTGACCAATGCCCAGAAACGGGTTATTCAAGAAATCCACCAAGACCTGCAAAAAACTAAACCGATGAATCGGTTGGTGCAGGGAGATGTCGGCTCCGGCAAAACGATCGTGGCAGTCTACGCTATTTTGCTGGCGATCGAAACCGGTTGGCAGACGGCCTTAATGGCTCCGACGGAAGTCCTAGTAGAACAACATTACCGTAAGATTGTGCCTTGGTTTTCCCAGCTAGCTTTACCAGTGGAGTTGTTGACTAGTTCTACCAAAGCTAGTAAAAGAAAAGAGATTTTACGCCAACTCAGCACGGGAGAGCTGCCTTTAGTTATTGGTACCCATGCCCTCATCCAGGAAGATGTAGAATTTCAACGGTTGGGCTTAGTCATTATCGATGAACAACATCGTTTTGGTACTGACCAACGCCTGAAATTGGTGAAAAAGGGGGAGAGTCCCCATGTTATGATTATGACAGCTACACCTATCCCCCGCACTCTTTATCTCACTAACTCCGAAATTGATGTCAGTATCATTGACGAACTCCCCCCAGGCAGAAAACCAATTCAAACTGTCCTCATTCGTCCTAGTCAGCGCCGTTATGCCTATGATCTAATTAAAAGGGAAGTAGTGCAAGGCAGACAGTGCTATGTTGTTTTACCCTTGGTAGCCGAATCGGAAAAGTTAGAAGATGTGAAAGCGGCTGTACAAGAGTGGGAAAGGTTGCAGGAACAAATATTTCCTAATTTTCGTGTCGGTCTTCTCCACGGACAAATGACAGCGGCGGAAAAAGATAAAGCTATTACTGATTTCCGTGACCATAAAACGGATATTCTGGTCGCCACAACAGTAGTAGAAGTGGGGGTAGATGTCCCCAATGCCTCAGTGATGTTGATTGAACATAGCGATCGGTTTGGTCTGGCTCAGTTACATCAGTTAAGGGGTAGAGTAGGCAGGGGTGCAGACCAGGCTTACTGTCTTTTGTGCACGGATACTAATTCTGAGGTGGCCCTAGCAAGGTTGCAGGTTTTAGTCCAATCCCAGGACGGTTTTTACATCGCGGAAAGGGATTACGAAATGCGGGGCAAAGGAAAGGACGAAGGGAAAGAACAGTCTGGTCATTCTGGGTTCACGATCGATGACCGCATTAAAGACTCTACCCTCCGTCAACAGATTTATGTTCGCAGTCGGGAAGCAGCACAACTGGTCTTGCAAACAGACCCTACCCTTGCTTCCTTCCCTGCCCTCAAGCAGGCGTTTGCCTACCATTACGATCGGTTGCAGGGGGGAGCCATTTTCACGTAA
- a CDS encoding NAD(P)H-quinone oxidoreductase subunit O has product MAIKKGTKVRAVREKLAGSLEEQANDPRFPSYIFETDGEIIELRGDYVQILFGQVPTPPIWLRKDQVQEVT; this is encoded by the coding sequence ATGGCGATCAAAAAAGGCACAAAAGTACGGGCAGTGCGGGAAAAGTTGGCGGGTAGTCTGGAAGAGCAGGCAAATGACCCCCGTTTCCCCAGCTATATTTTTGAGACGGATGGGGAAATTATCGAACTGCGGGGCGATTACGTACAAATTCTGTTTGGACAGGTGCCCACACCCCCCATCTGGCTGCGCAAAGACCAGGTACAAGAAGTTACGTGA
- a CDS encoding aminotransferase class I/II-fold pyridoxal phosphate-dependent enzyme — MPSINIAVAKRAQLTQESQIREASRYCDQFGAINLAQGLPDFPAPEMLKQAAVQAILADHNQYCDPWGLADLRQAIAQKMLREQHIGVDPDREVTVCCGATEGLNLALLSLIDPGDRVLLFEPFYENYLPNLITCGGIPEFVLLQPPHWQIDETILQQVFSKGIKAVILNTPANPTGKVWRYEELELLARYCLAYDVYVITDEIYEYIIYDGKHISMITVPGMRERTILVGGFSKTFCVTGWRLGYTIACPALTAAMRKLHDFLTICAPSPLQVAALTAMQFGSDYFVHLGKEYQHKRDLLFPALTEVGLRPFLPQGAYYIWADATAIAPDGEKAARYLAEYARIAAVPGKCFSNPDRSVVPYIRFCFAKKDSTLVTAVQNLLQLKNK; from the coding sequence ATGCCATCAATCAACATTGCAGTAGCCAAGCGCGCACAACTTACCCAAGAATCGCAAATTCGCGAAGCCTCTCGATATTGTGACCAATTTGGTGCGATCAATTTAGCCCAAGGCTTGCCGGACTTTCCTGCCCCTGAAATGCTCAAGCAGGCAGCAGTGCAAGCTATCTTAGCTGACCACAATCAATACTGTGATCCCTGGGGTTTAGCAGATTTACGCCAAGCAATCGCCCAGAAAATGCTCAGAGAACAGCATATAGGGGTTGACCCCGATCGGGAAGTGACAGTCTGCTGTGGCGCAACGGAAGGGTTGAATTTAGCCTTGCTAAGTCTGATTGATCCAGGCGATCGGGTGTTGTTATTTGAACCGTTTTATGAAAACTATCTACCCAATTTGATTACCTGTGGCGGCATACCTGAGTTTGTATTACTGCAACCACCCCATTGGCAGATTGATGAGACAATTTTGCAACAGGTCTTCAGCAAAGGTATCAAAGCAGTAATTCTCAACACTCCTGCCAATCCCACGGGTAAAGTATGGCGCTATGAGGAATTGGAACTCCTGGCGCGCTATTGCCTAGCATACGACGTTTATGTGATTACTGATGAGATTTATGAGTACATCATCTACGACGGCAAACATATTTCCATGATCACTGTGCCAGGCATGCGGGAACGGACAATCCTCGTCGGTGGTTTTTCCAAGACTTTTTGCGTCACAGGTTGGCGGCTCGGTTACACAATCGCTTGTCCAGCTCTTACCGCTGCTATGCGCAAACTCCATGACTTCTTGACTATCTGCGCTCCTTCTCCCCTCCAGGTAGCTGCTCTAACCGCTATGCAATTTGGCTCTGATTATTTTGTCCATCTGGGCAAAGAATACCAACACAAACGGGATTTGCTTTTCCCTGCTCTCACAGAGGTTGGCTTAAGACCCTTCCTACCCCAGGGGGCTTATTATATTTGGGCGGATGCCACTGCTATTGCTCCTGATGGTGAGAAGGCTGCCCGCTATCTGGCAGAATATGCCCGTATTGCTGCTGTGCCTGGGAAGTGCTTTTCTAACCCCGATCGGTCGGTAGTTCCCTACATTCGTTTCTGCTTTGCTAAAAAAGACAGTACCTTAGTAACTGCTGTCCAGAA